In Mugil cephalus isolate CIBA_MC_2020 chromosome 11, CIBA_Mcephalus_1.1, whole genome shotgun sequence, the genomic window CAGCACTGACCCCCTAGAAAAGATTAATTTATACGAGATTATCTGAACAGCTGCtgagacaaaataaactgaaccaAGAGCTAAAGAAttgtgagggaggaggaggagaagggaggttCATCCAAGGTTCAGACTGGATGATAAACACAGCTTCTCTTTacaagaggaaaatgttgatttgtTGCTGCTGAGGGAGAAGAACAATCCGTTGGTTCTGATGAATATCCAGAACACAGAAGTGTCTGAGGGCTCTGTTTGCGTCAGAATGGAAGGTTATTGACAGGAGTTGGGAGTCGGGTCCGACTGGGAGTTGGACCAGGGCTGAGTTTGTTCTggtcatttattttccaccagaACCTCAGGGAAATCCTCATAAGCCCCTCCCCCTGCAGCGTACGCCATAGATGGATGACGGCGGCCGTGTTCTTCATTCAATATGAACCCACCCAGAATGACCGAGACCCAGGTCacaatgctaacattagcatctgCTAGCTCACACGGTGGCTGCATTAAACACGCCCACTTccattttctgaccaatcacacaATAGTTGCTACACtggaaaaaagacacacaagctTCTTGCTTTTGGCGGCGTATGAGCTGGTCCAGAGGGACCTGGGAGGGGAGCTGGTCCTGGGGTTCTGGTCATCTCAGCGGTTTTCCTGGTCCCTGTCTGGACTTTGGACTCCGCTCATACTAGACTGATCCTGTTACGGTGTTAACGTCTAGTTTTGTTCAGTGAAGCTCGTAGTCTCATTGTGCTGCTgaacatttacaataaattCTGACTAATCCTTTGTCTGTGGTTCTGCTGCGGTTCTGCTGTGTCTTCAGATGGTAGAACCTGTGGATCTGTTCTGGAAGTGTGGTCTGGCGAACCCTCACACCAGCCACTGTCTGGGCAGTGGCCAGATCATGATCAGCTGCATGGGAGACCCGTCTGGCAACGGCAAAGGTAAGAACCCACCCTGACTACATCCGAGGTAGGTCTGGGTCCGGTTCAGGTTCTACCTGATTCCGGTGCtcaaagaatgaaaacatagaacgtagcttttttatttttaggcgTTTAGTGAGGTCCTGGTCCAGGCGTTTAACACGTTCACGTCCACATGCGTTCGCTGCTAAACACGTTgctccgattaaaatcagagttctctttatctgatTGAGACGCACAGAATATGCGcctggaattcgattttctccggcacgTAAACGTAAACAGCGTTTTCATCAGAtaatgtgtgttcatgctccaccaACGCTGCGCTGGTCTGtgacccggaacaaaaacatccaagaagaagaagaaggtaaacggagccgctagaagaaccgtctgagggacgCGATCGCTCGGACGGATCtaacctgcaccagaagtaacGCGAATATcacgtacgagatttaaaaatgttctattatccgtctggttgttgtttaaatgtgacacatgaacgacttgtttattatatcacgtaatagatcaaccgGAAATCGGCCGTATTAACgaggtattaacccgctgaaaagacacgtatcgccccctagtgtggaggaggagaacgttCCCTTCAGTTAATAGATTTTCTTACGCTGCATTTAAACTGCGATGAGGACGTTCCATTaaactgcatgtaaacgcaccagGGACCAGGGAGACACCCCCTGGTCCCTCGTCCTCCACAGTCCACCACAGTCCTCCACAGTTCACAGTCCCCCTTAAGTCTGGACTTTGTCTCTTCTGTGTGTTCGGTCTGAGAGGAGGACCTTGACAGTCTGGTTTTAGTGACCTGGTCTGTCCCCCAGGTGGTTTTGTCCTCCTGGACGGTGAGACATTTGAGGTCCTCGGGAACTGGGAGCACCCGGGGGAAGCGGCCCCGTTTGGGTACGACTTCTGGTACCAACCCAGACACAACGTGATGATCAGCACCGAATGGGGGGCGCCCAAAGCCCTGGTGGATGGGTTCAACCCGGCCCACGTCAAAGAGGGTGAGTCAAGCTCCACTTCCCAGGGTTCATCTGGACCATGTTGGCTCTGGAGGGTTCTAGGTTCTGACTGGTCCCTGTTGTCCCGCCCCAGGTCACTACGGCAGGTCTCTGCATGTCTGGGACTGGACCACCCACAGGAAGCTCCAGACCCTGGACCTGGGGGAGGACGGCGCCATCCCTCTGGAGGTCCGGTTCCTCCATGAGCCCAGCGCCACCGAGGGCTACGTGGGCTGTGCTCTACGGGGGTCCGTCTTCAGATTCTACAGAACCCCGGTCAGTACCACGGGGTCCTGGTCCCAGTGGGACCTGGATCAGGGTCCAGAATCAGAACTATCCTGTCAATGTTTCTCAGTCTGGTCTTTGTGTCTCAGAAAGGAGACTGGGACGTAGAGAAGGTCATCAGTGTCCCCCCCAAGAAAGTGGACGGATGGATGCTCCCGGAGATGCCAGGTCTGTCCCACCTGTCCCACCTGTCCCTGCCTGTCCCTGCCTGTCCCACCTGTcccacctgtctcacctgtacctgtctgtccctgtcccccGTGTCCAGGTCTCATCACAGACATCCTGCTCTCGTTGGACGACCGGTTCCTCTACTTCAGTAACTGGCTCCATGGGGACATCAGACAGTATGACATCACAGACCGGCGGACGCCCCGACTGGTCGGCCAGGTCTGGAGACACCTGTCAGGTGATGACAGTGGACAGGTGATAccctgagacactgagacatgTCCCCTGTCTCTTCCAGGTCTTCCTGGGTGGACTTCTTGTCAATGatggaccaatcagagtctTGGAAGACCCAGAGGACAAGCAGCAGCCCCACCCCCGCGTCATCCAGGTACCAtcaggacagagaggacagacacacacgcctccctctgtccctgtctcattctgtctctgtcctctgtctctcagggGAAGCGTGTCCCTGGAGGTCCTCAGATGCTGCAGCTCAGTCTGGACGGACGTAGACTTTACGTGACCACGTCTCTCTACAGCGGCTGGGACAAACAGTTCTACCCCGACATGATCAGGTACTGGTCTACCTGGACACCTGTCCTCTGCCTGTCCTTTGTCTGTCCTCACCAGAAGTGTCttcttgtgtctctgtggtcAGGGAGGGCTCAGTGATGATGCAAATCGACGTGGACACCGTTAGCGGGGGTCTGTCCCTCAACGAGGACTTCCTGGTGGACTTCGGTAAAGAACCTGACGGTCCGGTTCTGGCCCACGAGCTCCGGTACCCGGGGGGGGACTGCACCTCAGACATCTGGCTGTG contains:
- the selenbp1 gene encoding methanethiol oxidase, translating into MASCSGCGPGYRSPLEAMKGPREEIVYLPCIYRNTDILKPDYLATVDVDPKSSTFCQVIHRLPMPNLRDELHHSGWNACSSCFGDASKKRNRLILPSLISSRVYVVDVGTDPRAPRLHKMVEPVDLFWKCGLANPHTSHCLGSGQIMISCMGDPSGNGKGGFVLLDGETFEVLGNWEHPGEAAPFGYDFWYQPRHNVMISTEWGAPKALVDGFNPAHVKEGHYGRSLHVWDWTTHRKLQTLDLGEDGAIPLEVRFLHEPSATEGYVGCALRGSVFRFYRTPKGDWDVEKVISVPPKKVDGWMLPEMPGLITDILLSLDDRFLYFSNWLHGDIRQYDITDRRTPRLVGQVFLGGLLVNDGPIRVLEDPEDKQQPHPRVIQGKRVPGGPQMLQLSLDGRRLYVTTSLYSGWDKQFYPDMIREGSVMMQIDVDTVSGGLSLNEDFLVDFGKEPDGPVLAHELRYPGGDCTSDIWL